GCAGGTCGTGGTCGTCCACCCACAGCGTGAGCACCGAGGCACGGCCGTCGACGGTCACGTGGGCGGTGTACCGGACGGTCTTCCTGCCGGACAGCTCCTCCTCCGCCTTCGCCACGATCTCCGCGCCCTCCGGCAACGCCTTGCGGATGTCGGCGGTGTCGCGGATGTGCACGGCCACGCCCGCCATCGCCCGCCCCAGCGCGTTCTCCGGGTCGTCCGGGTCGAGCTTGAGCCACGGCTTGTCCGGCTGCGGCGCCTGGCCCTCCGGGATGCGCACGAAGATGCCCTCCGGCACCATCACGTACGCGACCTCCTCGGCGCCCGCGGTGGAGATCCGGCAGGAGGCCGCGAAGTCGTCGGTGCGCAGCCCGCAACTGCCCCTGCCGTTGGTGGCGAGGTCCAGGTCGACGGTCACCCAGCCCTTGGCCTCGGCGGCGACCTTGCTGGCCTCGCCCAGCGCCTGCGGCGTGTCGAACGCCCTCATGGTGGGCGCCGGCTCACCGGTGCACGCGGAAAGCGCGGCGGTGGCCGCGGCGGCGCAACCCACCAGGGCGACACGGTTCTTGCGCATGCTCCTCCTCGGGCCGGTAATGGGTAAATCGCCTTTCCGTAGACACTGTAACCAGCACGAGAAGATCCTGAAACGCCCGATTCCCGGCTGTTGCCGCAAACCGAAAAGCACATTCTCCTTTTGTCAGGCGCGTGACAAATCAGGGCCGGCGCACGGACGCCAGCAGGTTGCGGGCGACGTCGCGGAGCTTGGTGTTGTGCCGCTGCGACTCGGCGACGAGCCGGGCGAACGCCTCGCTGTCGTCGATGCCGTGCGCGGCCATGAGCACGCCCTTGGCCTGGTCGATCTCGGCGCGCGACTCCAGCGCCGCCTGGAGGTGCCGGATGAGCGCGCGCGACCGGTCGTAGCGGCGGAAGCCGGTGATGGTGGTGGACGCGGCGGTGGTGAACAACCGGAGCAGGGCCTCGTCGAACGGGTCGAAGGCGCTCTCCCGCGAGCTGTAGAGGTTGAGCGAGCCGATCACGTCGTCGTCGATGACGAGCGGCGCGGACAGGTAGGCGCACACGTCGGCCCGCTCCGCGGCGCGGGCGAACTCCGGCCACCTCCGCCTGCCGTCCTCGCGGGTGGCCCGCACGGGTCTGCGGGTGCGCGCGGCCTCCAGGCACGGCCCGTTGCCCGCCGCGTACTGGTCGCTGTCGATCGCGACGACCCTCTCGTCGGTCGCCGCGGCCGTGGACGCGCCCTCGGGGGTCACCACGGTCACCGAGACGTCCTCCGCGTCCGGGATGACGCGGGACACGGACTCGGCCAACTGCCGGAGCGCGTCCTCCATCGACTGGTCGTCGGCCAGCACGCCGGCCAACTCCTCCAGCGCCTCGGTCGCCTCGTCCAGTTGGCCGGCCGGGACGTGCTCCTGCATGCTCACGTCCCATTTTTTACACCCGGCGGACCATAATCGCCGCAACCGAAGGGGGTGACGTGGTGCGCGTGCTGCTCGTCGAGGACGACGACGGGGTCGCCGGGGCGCTCGTGGCGGCGTTGGTGGACAACGGGCACCGCCCCAGCAGGGTGGCGCGGGGCGCCGACGCCCTGCTCGCCCACCGGGGCTTCGACCTGCTGCTGCTCGACCTCGGCCTGCCCGACCTGGACGGCCTGGAGGTGCTGCGCAAGGTGCGCCGGATCTCACCGGTGCCCGTCCTGGTGCTGACCGCGCGCGGCGACGAGCGGTCGATCGTGCGCGGCCTGCGCCTGGGCGCGGACGACTACCTGGTCAAGCCGGTGCGCCTGGGCGAACTGCTGGCCCGGATGGACGCGGTGGCGCGGCGCAGCGCGGCGCGCACCGGCCCCGGGGACCGCGCGGTGCGGGTGGGCGACGTCGAGGTGGACCTGGAGGCCAGGCGGGTGGTGGTCGGCGGCGTCGAGGTCGCGCTGACCACGAAGGAGTTCGACGTGCTGGCCGCGCTGGCCGGGCGGGCGGGCACGGCGGTGAGCCGCCAGCAGGTCATGGACGAGGTGTGGGGTGACGCGTACCTGGCCGTGTCGCGGTCGCTGGACGTGCACGTGGCGGGCTTGCGGGCGAAGCTGGCCCGCCCCGGCCTGCTGACCACGATCCGCGGCTTCGGCTACCGGTTGGGCGAGTAGGTGCGCCGCCGCCTGCTGCTGGTGCTGCTGCTGTTCTCCGCCGCCGCCGTGGCCGGGTTCGCGGTGCCCCTGCTGGCCACCACGTCCGCCGAGCGCACGCAGCGGTTCGTGCTCAGCCGCACCGCCGACCTGGACCGGTTCGCCGTGCTCGCCCAGCACGCGGCGACGAC
This region of Saccharothrix longispora genomic DNA includes:
- a CDS encoding GAF and ANTAR domain-containing protein: MQEHVPAGQLDEATEALEELAGVLADDQSMEDALRQLAESVSRVIPDAEDVSVTVVTPEGASTAAATDERVVAIDSDQYAAGNGPCLEAARTRRPVRATREDGRRRWPEFARAAERADVCAYLSAPLVIDDDVIGSLNLYSSRESAFDPFDEALLRLFTTAASTTITGFRRYDRSRALIRHLQAALESRAEIDQAKGVLMAAHGIDDSEAFARLVAESQRHNTKLRDVARNLLASVRRP
- a CDS encoding response regulator transcription factor — encoded protein: MRVLLVEDDDGVAGALVAALVDNGHRPSRVARGADALLAHRGFDLLLLDLGLPDLDGLEVLRKVRRISPVPVLVLTARGDERSIVRGLRLGADDYLVKPVRLGELLARMDAVARRSAARTGPGDRAVRVGDVEVDLEARRVVVGGVEVALTTKEFDVLAALAGRAGTAVSRQQVMDEVWGDAYLAVSRSLDVHVAGLRAKLARPGLLTTIRGFGYRLGE